In Leptospira harrisiae, a genomic segment contains:
- a CDS encoding UbiX family flavin prenyltransferase — MKLVVGLAGASGSIYAARFLRALSEIEGETYITASPAALRIFSEEYETKVESAEEILSFVESKWKPQTKHKFHIRNFFDIGSDIASGSNTWDAMVVIPCSMKTVASMSQGLTENLIERAADVTLKERRRLIVVPRETPYNRIHLKNLLSLDEAGAIILPASPGFYQMPKTLDDLGDFIAGRIFGLLGVNQTLFPKWLG; from the coding sequence ATGAAACTAGTAGTTGGCCTTGCCGGTGCTAGTGGAAGTATTTATGCTGCCCGGTTCCTTCGTGCTTTGTCTGAGATAGAAGGCGAAACCTACATCACAGCAAGTCCAGCTGCCTTACGTATTTTTTCCGAAGAGTATGAAACGAAGGTAGAGTCAGCAGAAGAGATTCTATCTTTTGTAGAATCAAAATGGAAACCTCAAACCAAACACAAGTTTCATATTCGTAATTTTTTCGATATTGGATCTGATATTGCCAGTGGTTCGAACACTTGGGATGCAATGGTTGTGATTCCCTGCAGTATGAAAACGGTGGCTTCGATGTCGCAAGGCCTCACAGAAAATCTAATTGAGAGAGCGGCTGATGTCACTTTGAAGGAAAGAAGAAGACTGATCGTTGTGCCAAGAGAAACTCCCTACAACCGCATCCATCTTAAAAATCTTCTTAGTTTGGATGAGGCTGGTGCCATCATTCTTCCTGCATCTCCTGGATTTTATCAAATGCCAAAAACATTAGATGACTTGGGAGATTTTATCGCCGGAAGGATCTTTGGTTTACTGGGCGTAAACCAAACTCTATTTCCTAAGTGGTTGGGGTAA
- a CDS encoding acyl-CoA thioesterase — translation MVDTIQNKLQDMELVTQHLVQPDDLNYHNNLFGGKMLSWIDEGMAMYVMNKIRYTNIVTMSMDNVVFRSPARAGDIIQIYGKIVKYGKSSVTSRTLAITNNPQTGKMSAVIESDITYVCLGDNGKPTAYFRHFTPTT, via the coding sequence ATGGTCGATACGATTCAGAACAAACTCCAAGATATGGAACTGGTCACCCAACACCTGGTCCAACCAGACGATTTGAACTACCATAATAATCTATTTGGGGGGAAAATGCTCTCTTGGATTGATGAAGGGATGGCAATGTATGTAATGAATAAAATTCGTTATACCAATATTGTCACCATGAGTATGGACAATGTGGTATTTCGTTCCCCTGCTCGGGCCGGAGACATCATCCAAATTTACGGAAAAATTGTAAAATATGGAAAATCTTCTGTGACCTCTCGCACTTTGGCCATCACGAACAATCCACAAACTGGAAAAATGTCTGCGGTGATTGAAAGTGACATCACCTACGTATGTTTAGGTGACAATGGAAAACCAACGGCTTACTTTCGGCACTTTACCCCAACCACTTAG
- the pyrB gene encoding aspartate carbamoyltransferase, protein MYSYSHKNILDTLQFSKEDLDFLIEKTNRMSVLHESGEAFGILNGKLLASLFFEASTRTRMSFEAAMERLGGRLISTVGFQFSSISKGETLYDTMKMIEAYVDIAVIRHPVEGSSRIAAGAVNIPVINAGDGAGQHPTQALLDLYTIVSEKGKIEGLNIAFIGDLKYGRTIHSLINLLRHYPVHLYLISPEELKLPEKYKKNLEGFPMTWEETTDIKAFWDADVAYVTRIQEERFPDHREYEKLKDIYKVNKELVLASKKDTTILHPLPRVNELSTDVDDLPNAAYFRQAKYGVVVRMVLLCLSLGVDFD, encoded by the coding sequence ATGTACTCCTACTCCCACAAAAACATCTTAGACACCCTCCAATTTTCCAAAGAAGACTTGGATTTTTTAATCGAAAAAACAAACCGTATGAGTGTCCTTCACGAATCGGGGGAAGCGTTTGGAATTCTGAATGGAAAACTCCTTGCCTCCTTATTTTTTGAAGCAAGCACACGAACACGTATGTCATTTGAAGCAGCGATGGAGAGGCTTGGGGGAAGGCTCATCTCAACAGTGGGATTCCAGTTCTCTTCGATCTCAAAGGGCGAAACTCTTTATGATACCATGAAGATGATTGAAGCCTATGTGGACATAGCAGTCATCCGCCATCCTGTAGAAGGGTCATCTCGGATTGCAGCAGGGGCAGTGAACATTCCCGTCATCAATGCAGGAGATGGAGCGGGCCAACATCCCACACAGGCTCTTCTTGATTTATACACCATAGTTTCTGAGAAAGGAAAAATCGAAGGACTAAACATTGCCTTTATCGGAGATCTAAAATACGGAAGGACCATCCATTCCCTAATCAATCTTTTAAGACATTATCCAGTTCACTTATATCTCATTAGTCCTGAAGAATTAAAACTCCCTGAAAAGTACAAAAAGAACTTGGAAGGGTTTCCTATGACTTGGGAAGAAACCACAGACATCAAAGCATTTTGGGATGCTGATGTTGCTTATGTGACAAGGATCCAAGAAGAACGATTTCCAGATCACAGAGAATACGAAAAACTAAAAGATATTTATAAGGTGAACAAAGAACTAGTTCTTGCCTCCAAAAAAGACACAACCATCCTCCATCCACTCCCACGTGTGAATGAACTTTCTACGGATGTAGATGATTTACCGAATGCAGCTTACTTCCGTCAGGCGAAATATGGTGTGGTGGTCAGAATGGTTTTACTTTGTCTGAGTCTCGGAGTGGATTTTGACTAA
- a CDS encoding DUF2203 domain-containing protein: protein MTKKFWTLIEAREVLPLVRDITREYYLRASVLADDIRNKPLPENILEAKEEEISEIVKHWTNEILAMQIDVKGLWLVDFDHGTGFYCWTWGEEDVLYEHGYFEGFRSRKLIEENKEENDSDK from the coding sequence TTGACTAAAAAATTTTGGACACTCATTGAAGCAAGGGAGGTTCTCCCATTGGTTCGTGATATTACCCGCGAATATTATTTAAGAGCTAGTGTTCTTGCTGATGACATTCGGAATAAACCATTACCAGAAAATATTCTAGAAGCTAAAGAAGAAGAAATCAGTGAGATTGTAAAACATTGGACAAATGAAATTTTGGCAATGCAGATTGATGTGAAAGGATTGTGGTTGGTTGATTTTGACCATGGCACCGGGTTCTATTGTTGGACCTGGGGCGAAGAAGATGTGTTATACGAACACGGTTATTTTGAAGGATTTAGATCGAGAAAACTCATAGAGGAAAATAAAGAAGAAAATGACTCAGATAAATGA